A section of the Candidatus Falkowbacteria bacterium genome encodes:
- a CDS encoding AI-2E family transporter: MPDRERQLVDLSIMSIVKFFLVVIFLFFLYLIKEVLAILFVALILASAVDPWVDGLERIKFPRWLSILMIYIGLFIIIFLTVYLIIPPVTEQIGQLSTNFPDYFEKVGGVFDSLKNFSAEHGVTGELDRGIMALRDNVSGALGSVFSTVAGIFGGIVSFFIVLVITFYMTVEESSMKRTVTFILPDKYQPFTLQLINKVQRKIGDWLKGQLVLCLIVGVMAYIGLLILGVNYALVLGLLAAVGEFIPYLGPTISAIPAIFLAFTQSPIKALFVLILYVLIQQVENNILVPKVMQKAVGLNPIISIIALLVGAKTAGLIGVVLAIPVATAISVIVRELWSTKEVVDELIEEEKI; the protein is encoded by the coding sequence ATGCCAGACAGAGAACGACAGCTGGTTGATTTGTCAATTATGTCAATTGTCAAATTTTTTCTAGTTGTTATATTTTTATTTTTCCTTTATTTAATAAAGGAGGTTTTAGCAATTTTATTTGTGGCTTTAATTTTAGCTTCAGCAGTTGACCCTTGGGTTGATGGTCTGGAACGAATTAAGTTCCCACGCTGGTTAAGTATTTTGATGATTTATATTGGTTTATTTATAATCATTTTCTTAACGGTTTATTTAATTATCCCACCAGTTACGGAACAGATTGGACAGTTATCAACAAATTTCCCAGATTATTTTGAAAAAGTTGGTGGAGTTTTTGATAGTTTGAAGAATTTTTCTGCCGAGCATGGAGTAACAGGTGAATTAGATAGAGGGATAATGGCATTGAGGGATAATGTGTCTGGAGCTTTAGGTTCTGTTTTCTCTACGGTAGCTGGAATTTTTGGTGGAATAGTTTCTTTTTTCATTGTGCTGGTCATTACCTTTTATATGACAGTGGAAGAAAGTTCCATGAAAAGAACGGTAACTTTTATTTTGCCAGACAAATATCAACCATTTACATTGCAGCTTATTAATAAAGTGCAGCGTAAAATTGGAGATTGGTTGAAGGGGCAATTGGTTTTGTGTTTAATTGTTGGTGTAATGGCTTATATCGGTTTATTAATATTGGGAGTTAACTATGCCTTAGTTCTAGGACTTTTGGCGGCAGTTGGTGAATTCATTCCATATTTAGGGCCTACCATATCTGCCATTCCTGCAATTTTCTTGGCTTTTACCCAGTCACCAATAAAGGCTTTGTTTGTTTTAATTTTGTATGTTTTAATTCAACAAGTTGAAAATAATATTTTAGTGCCAAAGGTGATGCAAAAAGCGGTTGGTCTGAATCCGATTATCAGTATTATTGCACTTTTAGTTGGTGCTAAGACGGCGGGACTAATTGGTGTTGTTTTAGCTATTCCTGTTGCGACAGCCATTAGTGTGATTGTTCGTGAACTTTGGAGTACCAAAGAAGTAGTTGATGAACTTATTGAAGAAGAAAAAATTTGA
- the smpB gene encoding SsrA-binding protein SmpB, whose protein sequence is MKSIINKQAGFSYEILDKYQAGLVLKGYEAKSIKDGQINLKGAYISIQYNPKPELYLIKAHVSKYKPAGSLPNYDPERPRKLLLNKIEIKALLGKLEQKGLTIVPLKVYTTRNLVKVEIGLARGKKLFEKKESKKNKDVAREIRRTLKQQY, encoded by the coding sequence ATGAAGTCAATTATAAACAAACAAGCTGGTTTTAGTTATGAAATCCTGGACAAATACCAGGCTGGTTTAGTTTTAAAAGGCTATGAAGCTAAGTCTATTAAAGATGGGCAAATTAACTTAAAAGGTGCTTATATTAGCATTCAATACAACCCCAAACCTGAGCTTTATTTAATTAAAGCCCACGTCAGCAAATACAAACCTGCGGGTTCTTTGCCAAACTATGACCCTGAACGACCAAGAAAACTCCTTTTGAATAAAATTGAAATAAAGGCTTTACTTGGAAAACTGGAACAAAAAGGCTTGACAATTGTACCTCTTAAGGTGTATACTACACGCAATCTTGTGAAAGTTGAAATTGGCCTAGCTAGAGGTAAGAAACTTTTCGAGAAAAAAGAATCCAAGAAGAATAAAGATGTAGCTAGAGAAATTAGAAGAACCTTGAAACAACAATACTAA
- a CDS encoding translation initiation factor IF-3 — MRKSYKFKKRVTPQKRFNYNHQIRALEVQVIDELGGQLGVLETKKALEMAQERGFDLVEVSPVAKPPVTKFMDYGSFKYQKEKQLKKQKSQSKSKDVKSIRMSMKIGEHDKDTKLKQANNFLNKGHKIKVELILRGREMRHQGLARDIISEFVKELEIPTQVEQDTSRQGNKLFIILIPETTQENKPE, encoded by the coding sequence ATGAGAAAATCCTACAAATTCAAAAAAAGAGTTACACCCCAAAAAAGATTCAACTACAATCATCAAATTCGAGCTTTAGAAGTTCAAGTGATTGATGAACTAGGTGGACAATTAGGAGTGCTAGAAACCAAAAAAGCATTGGAAATGGCACAAGAAAGAGGTTTTGATTTAGTTGAAGTCTCCCCTGTTGCTAAGCCACCTGTAACTAAATTCATGGATTATGGGAGTTTTAAATATCAGAAAGAAAAACAACTCAAAAAACAAAAATCACAAAGCAAAAGTAAAGATGTAAAAAGTATTCGCATGTCGATGAAAATTGGAGAACATGACAAAGATACAAAACTTAAACAAGCTAACAATTTTTTAAATAAAGGTCACAAAATTAAAGTTGAGTTAATCCTGCGTGGACGAGAAATGCGCCACCAAGGCTTAGCCAGGGATATAATCAGTGAGTTTGTTAAGGAGCTTGAGATTCCTACTCAAGTTGAACAAGACACCAGTAGACAAGGCAACAAACTATTTATTATTCTAATACCTGAAACTACACAAGAAAATAAACCTGAATAA
- a CDS encoding 50S ribosomal protein L35 produces MSKQKTIKAVAKRFRITKTKKVIKQKAGKGHFNARESGKVTRSKRTSTTVDNKKLAKNIQRFIPHN; encoded by the coding sequence ATGAGTAAACAAAAAACTATAAAAGCTGTTGCAAAAAGATTTCGAATTACAAAAACCAAGAAAGTCATCAAACAAAAAGCTGGCAAAGGTCATTTTAATGCTCGTGAATCAGGAAAAGTCACTCGAAGCAAAAGAACCTCAACTACAGTTGACAACAAAAAGCTAGCTAAAAATATTCAAAGATTTATTCCACATAATTAA
- the rplT gene encoding 50S ribosomal protein L20, with amino-acid sequence MPRVKRGTTHVKKRRKILKAVKGYRHGRKNLIKLAKTAILKAGSYAYRDRKAKKRSMRRLWQIKLNAAVRVFDLSYSKFIDLLKKNKIELDRKVLADIAENNTEIFAKLVKTLKGDKPKAVKAEAEQVK; translated from the coding sequence ATGCCAAGAGTAAAAAGAGGTACAACTCATGTAAAGAAAAGACGAAAAATCCTTAAAGCTGTTAAAGGCTATCGTCATGGTAGAAAAAACCTGATCAAATTAGCAAAAACTGCAATTCTTAAAGCTGGTAGTTACGCTTACAGAGATCGGAAAGCAAAAAAAAGGTCTATGCGTAGACTTTGGCAGATTAAGCTTAACGCTGCTGTTCGTGTATTTGATCTAAGCTACAGTAAATTTATAGACTTGCTTAAGAAAAATAAAATTGAACTAGATCGTAAAGTTTTAGCGGACATAGCTGAAAATAACACTGAAATTTTTGCTAAGCTGGTTAAAACCCTTAAAGGCGATAAACCCAAGGCAGTCAAAGCTGAGGCAGAACAAGTTAAATAA